From Pseudomonadota bacterium, a single genomic window includes:
- the purU gene encoding formyltetrahydrofolate deformylase encodes MSRNARDTTARLLITCDDRPGIVATVTGFLYNHGVNITALDQHSTDPSGGTFFLRLEFQTPHLDVSRSALERGFSEVVAARFGMRWHISYASDLKRMAILVSKTDHGLLELLWRWRRGELPAQVTMVISNHGTLRGAVEDFGVPFHEVPINPDDRLAGERRMLELLAEQTDLVVLARYMQILGEDFVAHYPQRIINIHHSFLPAFAGADPYKQADERGVKLIGATAHYATAALDAGPIIEQDVIRVSHRHSVGELRRLGRDIERQVLARAVAWHLEDRIIVHGNKTVVFV; translated from the coding sequence GTGAGCCGCAACGCCCGCGACACCACCGCGCGGCTGCTGATCACCTGCGACGATCGCCCCGGCATCGTCGCCACGGTCACGGGCTTCCTCTACAACCACGGCGTCAACATCACCGCCCTCGATCAGCACTCCACCGATCCGAGCGGCGGCACGTTTTTCTTGCGCCTCGAGTTCCAGACGCCGCACCTCGACGTCTCGCGCAGCGCCCTCGAGCGCGGCTTCTCCGAGGTCGTCGCCGCCCGCTTCGGCATGCGCTGGCACATCAGCTACGCCAGCGACCTCAAGCGCATGGCGATCCTGGTCTCGAAGACCGACCATGGCCTGCTCGAGCTGCTGTGGCGCTGGCGCCGCGGCGAGCTGCCGGCGCAGGTGACGATGGTCATCTCGAACCATGGAACGCTGCGCGGCGCGGTCGAGGACTTCGGCGTGCCCTTCCACGAGGTGCCGATCAACCCCGACGATCGGCTGGCCGGCGAGCGGCGCATGCTCGAGCTGCTGGCCGAGCAGACCGACCTGGTCGTGCTTGCGCGCTACATGCAAATCCTCGGTGAGGACTTCGTCGCGCACTACCCGCAGCGCATCATCAACATCCATCACTCCTTCCTGCCCGCCTTCGCCGGCGCCGACCCCTACAAGCAGGCCGATGAGCGCGGCGTCAAGTTGATCGGCGCCACGGCGCACTACGCCACCGCGGCGCTCGACGCCGGGCCGATCATTGAGCAGGATGTGATCCGGGTCTCGCACCGCCACTCGGTGGGCGAGCTACGACGGCTCGGCCGCGACATCGAGCGCCAGGTGCTGGCGCGCGCCGTCGCCTGGCACCTGGAGGACCGCATCATCGTCCACGGCAACAAGACCGTGGTCTTCGTCTAG